One Solea senegalensis isolate Sse05_10M unplaced genomic scaffold, IFAPA_SoseM_1 scf7180000013451, whole genome shotgun sequence genomic window carries:
- the smc2 gene encoding structural maintenance of chromosomes protein 2, translating to MHIKSVILEGFKSYAQRTEINGFDPLFNAITGLNGSGKSNILDSICFLLGISNLSHVRASNLQDLVYKNGQGGITKATVSITFDNSNKSQSPLGFETHDEITVTRQVVIGGRNKYLINGVNANNTRVQDLFCSVGLNVNNPHFLIMQGRITKVLNMKPPEILAMIEEAAGTRMYECKKISAQKTIEKKEAKLKEIQTILDEEITPTMQKLQEERSSYLEYQKLMREIQHLSRLYVAWLFVCAEETKSKSAENLKVMQDKITKMQASMTENECKIQELSTQIEQLQKKKDQEVNGVLKSLEETLADVQRVDAKAQSAFDLKKQNLKDEAKKRKELVKSMEEDKKMLTVKEKEVSKLMEQLQTLQEEGQKDSAALEAAEQHFKAVSAGLSTNEDGEEATLAGQMMACKNDMSKADTEAKQAQMTLKHAQTELKTKQAEVKKMDSGYKKDQDALQAVRNNREKLEAELAKLNYEDGKEESLLDKRRQLYREASKLKETYERLVSRFPNLRFEYRDPESGWNHSKVKGLLANLISVRDVSYATALEVVAGGRLYNIVVDTEVTGKKLLEKGELQRRYTIIPLNKISARTLNDRVVNTAKSLVGEDNVHTALSLVGYESDLRKAMEYVFGSTLVCDTLDNAKKVAFDKQVMTKTVTLGGDIFDPQGTLSGGARSQAASVLTSLQEVKEVKDSLNEKEAQLQDTERQLASLKGIAEKYRQLKQQHELKVEEEQILQAKLQQSSFHQQQEELDRLRKAIEESEETLRVTKDVQKRAEEKYKVLENKMKNAEAEREKELKAAQQKLNAAKGKADTFNKKLKLMQQESDAVALELEELRREQAGYEQQIQAVDEAMKAIQEQIDSMACTVSQNKEAVRKAQEDLAKQKEVIMTQDKELKGKSTEVNKIREQNNEFQLKIKELEHNINKHRKDSQDAADKVSRMLEENDWIRSERHLFGQANGSYDFKINNPREAGQRLKKLEETTAKLERNINKRAMNMLNEAEERYNDLMKKKRIVENDKAKILQTIEELDQKKNEALNVAWQKVNKDFGSIFSTLLPGATAKLAPPQGCGVLEGLEFKVALGNTWKENLTELSGGQRSLVALSLILAMLLFKPAPIYILDEVDAALDLSHTQNIGQMLRTHFRHSQFVVVSLKDGMFTNANVLFKTKFVDGMSAVTRSALSQSDTNVPQKGQDKARQKDKRNKQLIS from the exons ATGCACATAAAGTCTGTTATTTTAGAAGGGTTCAAATCCTACGCACAGAGGACGGAGATCAACGGCTTCGACCCGCTGTTCAACGCCATCACTGGACTGAACGGCAGCGGCAAATCCAACATTTTGGACTCGATATGTTTTCTCTTGGGCATTTCAAATCTCAGTCAT GTAAGAGCCTCCAACCTGCAGGACCTGGTGTACAAGAATGGACAGGGTGGCATCACCAAGGCCACAGTGTCAATTACTTTCGACAACTCCAACAAAAGCCAAAGCCCTCTGGGGTTTGAAACCCATGATGAAATTACTGTCACCAGACAG GTGGTGATTGGCGGCAGGAACAAATACCTCATTAATGGAGTCAATGCCAACAACACCAGGGTGCAGGACTTGTTTTGCTCTGTTGGCCTCAATGTCAACAATCCACATTTTCTCATTATGCAG GGGAGGATCACCAAAGTTCTGAACATGAAACCACCagag ATCCTTGCCATGATTGAGGAGGCCGCTGGCACGAGGATGTATGAATGTAAAAAGATCAGCGCTCAGAAAACAATTGAAAAGAAAGAGGCCAAGTTAAAGGAGATTCAGACT ATTTTGGATGAGGAAATTACTCCAACCATGCAGAAACTGCAAGAG GAACGATCATCATACCTGGAGTACCAGAAGCTGATGCGTGAGATCCAGCACTTGTCACGGCTGTATGTGGCCTGGCTCTTTGTGTGCGCAGAGGAGACTAAGTCCAAGTCGGCAGAAAATCTGAAGGTGATGCAGGATAAAATCACCAAGATGCAGGCCAGCATGACTGAGAATGAGTGCAAAATCCAGGAGCTCTCAACCCAGATTGAACAGCTACAGAAGAAAAAGGACCAG GAGGTGAATGGAGTATTAAAATCCCTGGAGGAAACATTGGCAGACGTGCAACGAGTAGATGCTAAAGCCCAGAGTGCATTTGACCTTAAAAAACAGAATCTTAAAGATGAAGCCAAGAAGCGGAAGGAGCTTGTGAAGAGTATGGAGGAG GACAAGAAAATGCTGacagtgaaagagaaggaggtTTCTAAACTGATGGAGCAGCTTCAGACTCTACAGGAGGAGGGGCAGAAGGATAGTGCTGCTCTTGAGGCAGCTGAGCAGCATTTCAAGGCTGTGTCTGCAGGTCTCTCCACCAATGAGGACGGGGAAGAGGCCACTCTGGCTGGGCAGATGATGGCCTGTAAAAATGACATGAGCAAAGCAGATACTGAGGCCAAGCAG GCCCAAATGACACTGAAACATGCCCAGACAGAGCTGAAAACCAAACAGGCAGAGGTGAAAAAGATGGACAGTGGCTACAAGAAGGACCAGGACGCCTTACAGGCTGTCAGAAACAACAGGGAGAAACTAGAGGCTGAGCTAGCCAAACTCAATTATGAAG ATGGGAAGGAGGAAAGTCTGCTGGACAAAAGACGACAGCTGTACAGAGAGGCCAGCAAACTTAAAGAGACCTATGAGCGTCTCGTGTCCCGCTTTCCCAATTTACGCTTTGAATACAG ggaTCCAGAGAGTGGATGGAACCATAGCAAAGTGAAAGGGCTGTTAGCTAATTTGATCTCTGTGCGTGACGTCTCTTATGCAACAGCGCTTGAGGTGGTGGCAGGAGGACGACTCTACAACATTGTAGTAGACACTGAG GTGACTGGTAAAAAGCTGCTGGAGAAAGGTGAGCTGCAGCGGAGGTACACCATCATTCCCCTGAACAAGATCTCTGCCAGAACTCTCAATGACAGAGTGGTCAATACTGCCAAGAGCCTG GTTGGAGAAGATAATGTCCACACTGCTCTGTCCCTGGTGGGTTATGAGTCTGACCTGCGAAAGGCCATGGAGTATGTATTTGGCTCTACGCTGGTATGTGACACCCTGGACAATGCCAAGAAAGTGGCTTTTGACAAACAGGTTATGACAAAGACTGTCACTCTTGGAGGGGACATCTTTGACCCACAGGGAACTCTGAGTGGAG GTGCTCGCTCCCAGGCAGCATCAGTTCTGACCAGTCTGcaggaggtgaaggaggtgaaggacAGTCTGAATGAGAAGGAGGCCCAGCTTCAAGATACTGAGAGACAACTGGCCAGCCTGAAGGGAATTGCTGAGAA GTATCGTCAGCTGAAGCAACAGCATGAGCTCAAGGTGGAGGAAGAACAGATTCTGCAGGCCAAGCTCCAGCAGAGCTCCTTCCACCAGCAGCAAGAGGAGCTGGACAGGCTGCGCAAAGCCATCG aggagagtgaggagacCTTGCGGGTCACAAAGGATGTGCAGAAGCGGGCTGAAGAAAAGTACAAAGTGTTGGAGAACAAGATGAAAAAcgcagaggcagagagggagaaagagctGAAAGCTGCCCAGCAGAAACTCAATGCAGCCAAGGGCAAAGCTGACACCTTTAACAAGAAGCTGAAGCTGATGCAGCAG GAGTCTGATGCTGTGGccctggagctggaggagctgcgGAGAGAGCAGGCTGGTTATGAGCAGCAGATTCAGGCTGTAGATGAAGCTATGAAAGCCATTCAGGAGCAGATCGACAGCATGGCTTGCACTGTGTCCCAGAACAAG GAGGCTGTGCGTAAGGCCCAAGAGGATCTGGCCAAACAGAAGGAGGTCATCATGACTCAGGACAAGGAGCTCAAG GGGAAGAGCACTGAGGTTAATAAGATAAGGGAGCAGAACAATGAATTCCAGCTGAAGATAAAGGAGCTGGAGCACAACATTAATAAGCACCGTAAAGACAGCCAGGACGCCGCTGACAAG gTGTCTCGGATGTTGGAGGAAAACGACTGGATCCGGTCAGAGCGCCACTTATTTGGTCAAGCAAACGGCTCCTATGACTTCAAGATTAACAACCCTCGCGAGGCAGGTCAGCGACtgaagaagctggaggagacCACCGCCAAGCTGGAGAGGAACATCAACAAGAGGGCGATGAACATGCTGAATGAAGCAGAGGAGAGG TACAATGacctgatgaagaagaagaggattgTGGAGAACGACAAAGCAAAAATCTTGCAGACCATTGAGGAGCTGGACCAGAAGAAGAATGAGGCTCTCAACGTGGCATGGCAGAAG GTAAATAAGGACTTTGGCTCCATTTTCTCCACTCTGCTGCCAGGAGCCACTGCCAAGCTGGCCCCCCCACAGGGCTGTGGTGTCCTAGAGGGCCTTGAGTTCAAGGTCGCTTTGGGCAACACCTGGAAGGAGAACCTCACTGAGCTCAGTGGAGGGCAAAG ATCTCTGGTAGCCTTGTCTCTCATCCTGGCCATGCTGTTGTTCAAACCTGCCCCCATCTACATCCTGGACGAGGTGGACGCTGCTCTGGatctctcccacacacagaaCATTGGACAGATGTTGCGCACACACTTCAGACACTCCCAG TTTGTAGTGGTGTCCCTGAAGGATGGCATGTTCACCAATGCCAACGTCCTGTTTAAGACGAAGTTTGTCGACGGCATGTCCGCGGTAACGCGGTCTGCACTCAGCCAGAGCGACACCAACGTTCCACAGAAAGGTCAAGACAAGGCTCGTCAAAAGGACAAGAGGAACAAACAGCTCATCAGTTGA
- the exoc1l gene encoding exocyst complex component 1-like: MSSLLREEMQRVLFRPTKQRLVEFIEIEEPGHGRHFLCVSVAKNKLVQLSIVRCQISQPNKSGSKRSHTKRSSIQDCYRTTEVWSLQDLSLVDGRDPDVDDPCFLLHFDKVRAVTAISCSAKYAFVRALVAVCDQQCQRSLNLRNFDWTYIKPTSFYSNRGDCVVLTQICFYAFNLVCLSMCPVPLDA, encoded by the exons ATGTCGTCTCTTCTGAGGGAGGAGATGCAGAGAGTTTTATTTCGACCCACAAAGCAGAGATTGGTGGAGTTTATTGAGATTGAAGAGCCGGGGCATGGAcgacattttctttgtgtctcag ttgcaaaaaacaaactggtGCAGTTGAGTATAGTGCGATGTCAGATATCACAGCCCAACAAGTCTGGATCCAAGAGGTCCCACACTAAACGCTCCAGCATTCAGGACTGCTACAGGACGACTGAGGTCTGGTCTCTGCAAGACCTGTCTCTTGTTGACGGGCGGGACCCTGATGTG GATGACCCCTGTTTCCTGCTGCACTTTGACAAGGTGCGGGCAGTGACAGCCATCAGCTGCTCAGCCAAATATGCTTTCGTGCGTGCCCTGGTGGCTGTCTGTGACCAGcaatgtcagaggtcactgaacCTGCGGAACTTTGATTGGACCTACATCAAGCCCACCTCCTTCTACTCCAACAGAGGGGACTGTGTTGTTCTGACACAGATATGCTTCTACGCATTCAATTTGGTGTGTCTCTCCATGTGTCCTGTGCCCCTGGATGCATAA